The following proteins are co-located in the Maridesulfovibrio sp. genome:
- the ccsA gene encoding cytochrome c biogenesis protein CcsA, giving the protein MNLAIAALLAGVALCAGQYLIWMYTPIEMTMGLVQKIFYVHMPLAAWAMISFFVVFLASAAYLLKRDIKFDYIAGAAAEIGVIFSGLALVTGSIWGRAAWNVWWTWDPRLTTTLIMWFVYAAYLVLRTSPMSAERRSLVCAVLGVVAFVDVPLVFYSARLWRSVHPNVIGAKGGGMEPEMLTTLMVNLAAFGLFWLVLLAVRYRQVRLSGQLDAKMVWDQD; this is encoded by the coding sequence ATGAACCTTGCAATCGCAGCACTGCTGGCTGGTGTAGCACTCTGTGCCGGGCAGTATCTTATCTGGATGTATACCCCCATTGAAATGACCATGGGGCTTGTCCAGAAGATTTTCTATGTCCACATGCCATTGGCGGCGTGGGCCATGATCAGTTTTTTCGTGGTGTTCCTCGCCAGTGCGGCGTATTTGCTGAAACGTGATATAAAGTTTGATTACATTGCCGGAGCTGCTGCTGAAATCGGAGTTATTTTCAGCGGTCTTGCTCTTGTAACCGGTTCCATTTGGGGCAGGGCGGCATGGAATGTTTGGTGGACATGGGATCCGCGGCTGACCACTACATTAATCATGTGGTTCGTCTATGCTGCTTACCTTGTGCTCAGGACTTCACCCATGTCGGCTGAACGTCGTTCCCTTGTCTGTGCGGTTCTCGGAGTTGTCGCATTTGTAGATGTCCCTCTCGTTTTCTATTCTGCGCGGCTTTGGAGAAGTGTGCATCCTAACGTGATCGGTGCAAAGGGCGGCGGAATGGAGCCTGAAATGTTGACGACTCTGATGGTCAATCTCGCTGCATTCGGTCTGTTCTGGCTGGTCCTGCTGGCTGTGCGTTATCGTCAGGTAAGGCTTTCCGGCCAGCTCGACGCGAAAATGGTCTGGGATCAAGATTAA
- a CDS encoding heme exporter protein CcmB — MLKRGLTIAAKDLRLSIGGGQGLTQAVLLGLLLIFVFSLSRPAGQLVEPQAASAIFWLASSFGLVLVFNTLFSMEESNEARLGLLSSPVPLHAVWFGKGLAGFGLLLCSQLVFLPATIVFLGQDMKGSLAVFAVTLLAADWGLVSLGALLGAISQGQAARESLLSVILFPLLLPILLGAIQLMTSVFSGVNLMDESSWMGIIVAASALFSGAGLILFPFVYSGEQ, encoded by the coding sequence ATGCTTAAGCGTGGATTGACAATAGCAGCCAAAGACCTGCGTCTTTCCATAGGTGGAGGACAGGGGCTGACTCAGGCTGTTCTTCTCGGACTTTTGCTGATCTTTGTGTTCAGCTTATCGCGTCCGGCAGGGCAGTTGGTTGAACCACAGGCAGCTTCGGCCATCTTCTGGCTGGCATCTTCCTTCGGGCTGGTTTTGGTTTTCAACACTTTGTTTTCAATGGAAGAATCAAACGAAGCTCGTTTGGGGCTGCTTTCATCTCCAGTTCCATTGCACGCTGTCTGGTTCGGAAAAGGCCTTGCCGGATTCGGGTTGTTGCTTTGTTCGCAGCTTGTTTTCCTTCCGGCAACAATTGTATTTCTTGGTCAGGATATGAAGGGATCATTAGCAGTTTTTGCTGTAACCCTTCTGGCTGCGGATTGGGGACTGGTTTCCCTCGGGGCGTTGCTTGGTGCAATTTCCCAAGGGCAGGCCGCACGTGAATCACTGCTTTCAGTGATTCTTTTTCCCTTGCTGCTGCCCATCCTTCTGGGAGCGATACAATTGATGACTTCGGTATTTTCCGGAGTTAACCTTATGGACGAGAGTTCGTGGATGGGCATTATTGTTGCCGCCTCGGCGTTGTTCAGCGGTGCGGGCTTGATCCTTTTTCCTTTTGTATACAGCGGCGAGCAGTAG
- a CDS encoding tetratricopeptide repeat protein, which produces MTSKSLKDFTLSGGQKAVVWLLGLALVALFVSSLTYRMSHPGNKVEFQQRSSGGGMPGGMGEGMSEDAMKHVRELMERMGKDPENMEIQLELANSFMMIRAYGRAQTFFEKVVSVEPKNVQALMGLGMCFYQAEQFEKAAEAFDKIVAITPDDSMALFNAAIVKKYYLHKHEEADVQLKQIVDNPKASAEMKKRAEEELKRDAHAEQ; this is translated from the coding sequence ATGACAAGTAAATCACTCAAAGACTTTACCCTCAGCGGAGGACAGAAAGCTGTCGTCTGGCTGCTGGGCTTAGCTCTTGTGGCTTTGTTTGTTTCATCGCTTACTTACCGCATGAGCCACCCCGGCAATAAGGTTGAATTCCAACAGCGCAGCAGTGGTGGCGGAATGCCGGGAGGCATGGGTGAGGGCATGAGCGAAGATGCCATGAAGCATGTACGTGAACTTATGGAACGTATGGGCAAAGATCCCGAGAACATGGAAATCCAGCTCGAGCTTGCCAACTCTTTCATGATGATCAGGGCTTATGGTCGCGCGCAGACATTCTTTGAAAAGGTGGTCAGCGTAGAACCGAAAAATGTTCAGGCCTTGATGGGGCTGGGCATGTGCTTTTATCAGGCAGAACAGTTTGAAAAGGCGGCTGAAGCTTTTGATAAGATTGTGGCTATTACACCTGATGATTCCATGGCACTGTTTAACGCTGCCATTGTAAAAAAATATTATCTGCATAAGCACGAAGAAGCTGACGTACAGCTGAAGCAGATTGTAGATAATCCCAAGGCTTCGGCTGAAATGAAGAAACGTGCCGAAGAAGAGCTGAAACGGGATGCTCACGCTGAGCAATAG
- a CDS encoding ABC transporter ATP-binding protein: protein MAENESIALKVRKAAKFFGTRLIFKDVSCDVLRGEILLVVGRNGAGKTTLLKIMSGLSRPSAGVAEILTEPEKTAYLGHSTFIYPRLSGVANLSFWASMYGLSPTREELLVLLKRVGLERAAEEQAGSYSRGMAQRLNLARVFLVNPDLLFLDEPGTGLDQASLTLLRDEVVAMRDRGTAIVWISHDVNHDTALADRVLGLAGRKMAYLGAASEFDPETVLGGENA, encoded by the coding sequence GTGGCTGAGAATGAAAGTATAGCGCTTAAGGTTAGAAAGGCGGCCAAGTTCTTTGGAACAAGGCTGATTTTCAAGGATGTCAGTTGCGATGTGCTGCGTGGGGAAATTCTTCTCGTAGTCGGGCGCAATGGCGCGGGCAAAACAACCCTGCTCAAGATCATGTCCGGGCTTTCAAGGCCGTCGGCCGGAGTTGCGGAAATTTTGACTGAGCCGGAAAAGACCGCTTATCTCGGGCATTCCACCTTCATTTATCCGCGCCTTAGCGGTGTGGCGAACCTTTCATTCTGGGCTTCCATGTACGGCCTTTCACCTACCCGTGAGGAGCTGTTGGTTCTGCTGAAACGGGTCGGTTTGGAACGTGCCGCCGAAGAGCAGGCCGGTTCTTATTCACGAGGCATGGCTCAGCGTTTAAATCTGGCTCGTGTCTTTCTCGTAAATCCGGATCTTCTTTTTCTGGATGAGCCGGGAACAGGTCTTGATCAGGCTTCTCTCACCTTATTGCGTGATGAAGTCGTAGCCATGCGTGACCGTGGAACCGCCATTGTCTGGATCAGCCATGATGTGAACCATGATACTGCGCTGGCCGACCGGGTTCTCGGACTGGCCGGGCGCAAGATGGCTTACCTTGGTGCTGCTTCTGAATTCGACCCTGAAACAGTATTGGGAGGGGAGAATGCTTAA
- a CDS encoding branched-chain amino acid ABC transporter substrate-binding protein yields MKRSLLVLLVAAMMTIGSFGSASAGSIVLGVPGAHSGDLASYGLPTVEAAKLVVKAINESGGVNGDQVVLSLQDDQCKPEFATNAAMKLLSDQVNVVLGHICSGPTKAALPIYKDSNLVCMSPSATNPALTLSGDYPNFFRTIASDDAQGALACKFAIEKLGLKKPAIIHDKGDYGKGFAEWTKKYLEEAGVKAVLFEGVTPGAVDYSAVVQKVKASGADGVIFGGYHPEASKVVSQMRKKKMTIPFLSDDGVKAQTFIDIAGDAAEGVYATGPQDITGNPMYKVALKQYKDSHYGAEPGAFYFEAYSAALALLKAIENAKSTDYDKIVEALRTNEVETPVGKIKFDAKGDAIGVGFSVYQVKNGEYVEVK; encoded by the coding sequence ATGAAACGTTCATTGTTGGTACTGCTGGTCGCAGCTATGATGACCATCGGTAGTTTCGGTTCTGCATCCGCAGGCTCAATTGTTCTCGGTGTTCCCGGCGCCCATAGTGGCGACCTTGCTTCCTACGGTCTTCCCACTGTTGAAGCTGCCAAGCTTGTCGTTAAGGCTATCAACGAGTCCGGCGGTGTGAATGGTGATCAGGTTGTACTTTCTCTTCAGGATGACCAGTGCAAACCTGAATTTGCCACCAACGCGGCTATGAAACTTCTTTCCGATCAGGTAAACGTTGTTCTCGGCCACATCTGCTCCGGTCCGACCAAGGCAGCTCTTCCCATTTATAAAGATTCCAATCTGGTTTGCATGTCTCCTTCCGCAACCAACCCCGCTCTTACCTTGAGCGGTGACTACCCTAACTTTTTCAGAACCATTGCTTCTGACGATGCTCAGGGTGCTCTGGCCTGCAAATTTGCCATTGAAAAGCTCGGCCTGAAAAAGCCCGCTATCATTCATGACAAAGGTGACTACGGTAAAGGTTTTGCAGAATGGACCAAAAAGTACCTCGAAGAAGCAGGCGTAAAAGCTGTTCTGTTCGAAGGTGTTACTCCCGGTGCTGTAGACTATTCCGCAGTTGTACAGAAAGTTAAGGCTTCCGGTGCTGACGGCGTAATTTTCGGTGGTTATCATCCTGAAGCATCCAAGGTTGTATCCCAGATGCGCAAAAAGAAAATGACCATCCCCTTCCTTTCCGATGACGGTGTTAAAGCTCAGACCTTTATCGACATCGCCGGCGATGCAGCTGAAGGCGTTTACGCAACCGGTCCTCAGGATATTACCGGCAATCCCATGTATAAGGTTGCTCTTAAACAGTATAAAGATTCCCATTACGGTGCTGAGCCCGGTGCTTTCTACTTTGAAGCATACTCCGCAGCTCTGGCCCTGCTCAAGGCTATTGAAAACGCCAAATCCACTGATTACGACAAAATCGTTGAAGCTCTGCGCACCAATGAAGTTGAAACTCCTGTAGGTAAGATTAAGTTTGATGCCAAAGGTGATGCTATCGGTGTAGGTTTCTCTGTTTATCAGGTGAAAAATGGCGAGTACGTAGAAGTTAAGTAA
- a CDS encoding CcmD family protein, with protein sequence MNSETYLLIANVAVWAVLAGYLAFIAAKGASMDRRIRQMEMLDNDK encoded by the coding sequence ATGAACAGTGAAACATATCTTCTGATTGCTAATGTAGCTGTTTGGGCCGTTCTTGCCGGTTATCTGGCATTTATCGCTGCCAAGGGTGCATCCATGGACCGCCGTATCAGGCAGATGGAGATGCTCGATAATGACAAGTAA